In Nitrosarchaeum koreense MY1, one genomic interval encodes:
- a CDS encoding cytochrome c oxidase subunit I, with protein sequence MVLELQKPRPIWQIMFSTHHTDVGLLYLITSLSFLFMGGALALAIRAELFFPGSQIIADSMTFNRIFTVHGTTLIFLFIIPFASAVGNYFVPIMVRYKDMAYPKLNAIAFWMIPPSGALIWLGFADFTWYATPPYSIISAPGPAADMWIFGLKILGVSSVLGAINFVVTILKCKHPDMSIGQVPLLAWSFLTSSLIIIVAIPTFAAALLMLLTDRLGVSGFFNPAMGGDPIAYAHLFWFTFHPEVYVLVIPAIGMMYEIIPRFSRKPIFSHSSGIFAFVLLSIVSFSSWAHHMYATGMSFTEKTVFMIGTLAAVPASAMHVFNFIATMWNGRIKFSTPMMWAVGGIALFFSAGAGGVVNAAMPLDFQTHDSYWVVGHFHLFVMGTIAFGSIGYLYYMFPYVTGRMYNENMGKVHFVMSFVGTVLVFFTQHVLGLYGMPRRVFDYPPIPEWITMNQIASVGAMIIGTSMIIFLINMIHSSAKGKLADTDDPFNLGGKYYYPFEAKNPHHH encoded by the coding sequence ATGGTTCTAGAATTACAAAAACCACGTCCAATTTGGCAAATAATGTTTTCTACACATCATACTGATGTGGGACTGCTATATCTCATTACATCTCTTTCATTCTTGTTTATGGGTGGCGCATTAGCGCTTGCAATTAGAGCAGAGCTGTTCTTCCCAGGTTCTCAAATCATTGCCGACTCTATGACCTTTAACAGAATTTTTACCGTACATGGAACAACACTGATTTTCTTGTTTATCATACCATTTGCATCTGCAGTTGGTAACTACTTTGTACCAATCATGGTACGATACAAAGACATGGCATATCCAAAATTAAATGCAATAGCATTTTGGATGATTCCTCCTTCTGGTGCACTAATTTGGTTAGGCTTTGCTGACTTTACTTGGTATGCAACTCCTCCCTATTCTATTATCAGCGCACCTGGTCCTGCAGCAGATATGTGGATATTTGGATTAAAGATTTTGGGGGTATCATCAGTTTTAGGAGCAATTAATTTTGTAGTTACTATTCTAAAATGTAAACATCCAGACATGTCAATTGGACAGGTGCCTTTACTTGCTTGGTCATTTTTAACATCATCTTTAATCATTATTGTTGCAATTCCAACATTTGCAGCAGCATTGTTGATGTTGCTTACTGATAGATTAGGCGTATCTGGATTCTTCAACCCTGCAATGGGTGGTGATCCAATTGCATATGCACATTTGTTCTGGTTTACATTCCATCCTGAAGTGTATGTGCTAGTTATTCCAGCAATTGGAATGATGTATGAAATTATTCCAAGATTCTCAAGAAAGCCAATCTTTAGTCACAGTTCTGGAATCTTTGCCTTTGTATTATTGTCAATAGTTAGTTTCTCATCTTGGGCGCATCACATGTATGCTACAGGAATGTCATTTACTGAAAAAACAGTATTCATGATTGGAACACTAGCTGCAGTGCCAGCATCTGCAATGCACGTCTTTAACTTTATTGCAACAATGTGGAATGGTAGAATAAAGTTTTCAACCCCAATGATGTGGGCAGTTGGAGGAATTGCATTATTCTTCTCAGCAGGAGCAGGTGGAGTAGTAAATGCTGCAATGCCACTTGACTTTCAGACACACGACAGTTATTGGGTAGTTGGTCACTTTCACCTATTTGTAATGGGAACAATTGCATTTGGTTCTATAGGATATCTATACTACATGTTCCCATATGTTACTGGTAGAATGTATAATGAAAATATGGGTAAAGTTCACTTTGTAATGTCATTTGTAGGAACAGTTCTAGTATTTTTCACACAACACGTACTTGGTCTATATGGAATGCCAAGACGAGTTTTCGATTATCCCCCAATCCCAGAATGGATTACTATGAACCAAATTGCTTCAGTAGGTGCAATGATCATTGGCACTAGTATGATAATATTTTTGATAAATATGATTCACAGTTCTGCAAAAGGAAAGTTAGCAGATACAGACGATCCATTCAACTTGGGTGGCAAATACTATTATCCTTTTGA